The Primulina eburnea isolate SZY01 chromosome 12, ASM2296580v1, whole genome shotgun sequence genome includes the window ccgagactgggcaatgtaatggactgaacagttgaagagggcttaaaagatttgattggtactactcatatcacgaaggtgcatcttcttttcggtagctcatcacataagaactccaaagttaagcgtgcttgatttggggcaattttgggatgggtgacctcctgggaagtttcctagggtgcgtgtgagtgaggacataagcacgctggaaagacccgtcttggtacagtgaggacagtcgtcgaatctggggcgttacagcttggatttgcgagatattctgaattTATCGCATTTCTTCTtatggcggaaaagaacaacgagttgctaatgagaaatcatcagtcccgacccacagGATCAACAACATTTCCAAAATTAAatgttgtaagtaaaaatgactTTAAACCTAGAAATCAAAATCAAAGTCAAaaacaaggttttggtcgagttcatagtcgtggacgtggaagtggaagtggtcgtggtcgtggtcgtggtcgtggtcgcggccgtggttttgaaaacaatcgagatagttacatctataactcatctcaaaagggcTTCACGAACCACCCACTGAAAAGACATCATGAGAACATGAGTGTTgatgaaaatcactcaaaaagatctGAAATTTCTTGTTTTAGATGCGGCATTCCATGACATTGGTctcgtatttgtcgagcccccgAACACCTTTGTAAGCTCtataaagaatcaataaagGGAAAAAAAGAGACTAACTTCACTGAACACAATgtccgtttgagtgattcaactcatgttgatgctgcagattttctgaaTGAAATTCTCTAAAAATGATCAATATACTGGTGGAAtagaaatgtaaaatattttatttttcatgtattcatatgaTAATGTTTTactgtataattatgatatgtcttatatttttcaataaattacaTATGTATTCTCAGTAAtttttttcattgcatattttttttgaagttcaaatatagAAACTGATATGAACAAAGCTAAACAAGGAACTAATCCCATGGAAATTTGTATATCTGATAGTGGTATAACGCACACTattctccgagataaaagatatttctaagaactaaaacaaacaaaaacaatggtgaatacaatatcaggacctgtagacttgattataAGTTGTGGTAaaacacaatttttgttacctaatgatACAAAATTTCTGATAAATGATGAtttgtattcaccacaatcgaaaagaaatttgttgcaTTTTAATGACATATATTCTCATGAGTATGATATTCAGAAAATAAATGAAGGAAATGAgatatatgtgtcttaccacatataaatcaggaaagaaatatgtattTGAAAAACTAttaatgctccctactggattacattatacacatatatgtCCAATTGAATCGacgtagttgataattcttcaatattaatcAACTGGCATGATCGATTAGAACATCCaagttcaacaatgatgcgaagaattatagaaaatacacatggtcatccgttgaaagactagaagatctttcaaaataataagtttcaatgcaaagcatgttctcttgaaaaacttattataagatcATCACCAACTAAAATCCAAACTAAATCACCTATgattcttgaacgtattcagggtgatatttgtgggccAATTCATttaccatgtggaccatttagataatttatgatattgatcgatgcctccagcagatgatcacatgtatgtttatcaTCAACTCGAAATGTGgtatttgcaagattacttgctcaaataataaaattgcggaatcaatttcccgatcataaaatcaagaaaattagacttgataatgctggtgaatttacttcctagactatcaatgattattgtatctCAATGGGAATCACTGTTGAGCATCTTGTTGCTCATGTATATACAAAAAATGGAttagctgaatcattgattaaacgtctataattgattgctagaccaatgattatgaaaacaaactCTCTGTTTCTATATgaggacatgcaattttacgtACTGCTGCATTAATttgcatcagaccaagtgcatatcataaatattcCTCATTGCAGCTTGCCTTTgttaaagaaccagacatttctcatctgagaatttctGATGTATGGTATACGTGCTTATTGCACCGCTTCAATGAACAAAAATGGGACCTTAAATAAATATCGGAATTTATGTTGGTTATGATAGCCCATCAATAATTTGATATCTTGAACATCAGACAGTCGACGTGTTTACAACACGTTTtgttgattgtcattttaatgtggaaatcttcccaatgttaggggagAAAAGAAATATatcgaaaaggaaattacattgtatacatcatcattgttacatctggatccaagaactaaACAATgcgaaaaagatgtacaacaaattgtgcaCTTTCAAAatatagcaaatcaaataccagatgcatttgcagacacaaattGTGAACTATAAATGCCCCTACTCGAATTGAAATTTCAAATAAACAAAATTGAAGACATTCATAATGTCATTAAACGGTTGAAGCGTGGAAGACCAATcagttccaaggataaaaatcatcAAAAGAGAAAAAGCATAGAAAAACACGGTGATcataaaatagagaatgatattCCAGTAGAaatacatgatgatgaaaaagaACCACAAAATGATGAGAATCGTGAAATcactatcaattatattaatgctgaaaaaatatggaaccgaaaagatataaaagaaattgatGAAATATTTCGTTACAATGTGGCATTTGACATCATAAATGAcaatgaaccaaaatcttttgggaatgtaaaaatcgacatgactggataaaatggaaagatgtcatccaggttaaattagattcgctaaataaacgtaatgtttttggacctgtggtccttacacctgaaggtgtaaatcATGTGGGGTACAAATGGATTTTTATTCGAGAGCgaaacaagaaaaataaaatagtaaaatataaaACTAGAATTGTTGCACAagatttttctcaaaggcctgaaATTGATTATGAAAAAATGTATTCTTCTGTTATAGACGCAATTatgtttcggtatttgattagtttggcggtatctgaaaatttagaaatgtgtCTTATCGATGTTGTCGCAGTTTACTTATACGGATCACtagatagtaatatatatatatatatatatatatatatatatatatatatatgtgtgtgtgtgtgtgtgtgtgtgtgtgtgtatgaaaattcctgaaggatttaagatgtctgaagcacaaagttcaaaacataaagaatgttattctgtgaaattgcAAAGACCATTATATGGATTAAAACAAtacggtcgaatgtggtataatcggctAAGTGAACACTTTATGAAAAAGGGACATGTAaacaattcaatatgcccttgtgttttcattaagaaaacaaattcggatgcataattattgttgtatatgttgatgatttaaacatcattggaacaaataaggaaattcaagaagttgtgttgtacttgaaggaagaattagAAATGAAATACCTTGGAAAAacaaagtattgtctgggtttgcaaattgaacaaaaaataTGGAATATTTGGTCACTagtcaaattatacagaaaaggtcataaacgttttaatatggataaatcaaatcatttaagtactccaatggttcttAGATCATTAAACAAAGAAAAAGATATATTTcatccatgtgaagatgatgaagttattcttggtccagaagtaccatatcaaAGTGCTATCGGTATGCTTATGTATCTTGTAAATTGCACAagacctgatatatcttttgctgtAAATTTATTGGCAATATTTAGCTCATacccaacaaagagacactggaacggaattaaacatatattccgttaccTACGATGAACGACAGACTTGAGACTTTTGTATTCTAAAGAtaccaatcaaatcataattggttatgctgatgctagGTATTTATCTGATCTACATAAGGCACGTTTCCAAACCGGATATATATTTAGAGGCACTACAATTTTTTGACGTACACAGAAACAAACACTCGTAACAATTTCATCAAATcacgccgagattattgcactgcatgaagcaagtcgtgaatgtgtgtggctaAAAGCAATTAccgaacatatccaaatctcatgcggattatcattcgacaagAAACCTGTGACACTATATGAGATGATGTTGCATGTGTTACTCAAACGAAAGAAAGATACATAAAAAGCAATAGAACTCAACATATTCCCCATAAGTTCTTCGTATTCACCCAAGATCTTATGAAGaataaagatattgatattcGTCACATTCagtcaagtgaaaactcatcttATCTCTTCACAAATGCACTTTCTACGATAATATTCAGAAAGcgtatatataatattgagttgcgcaatctacgaaatttgtgaagaaacgTTCATGTTAACATGAGGgagagtttacgtgactgcactcttttttccttactatggtttttatcccaatgaatTTTTCCTaataaggtttttaacgaggtagtgtaaaaacacgtaatgaagacaatcattttatcatgatcatcatcacaagggggagtgttgaaaataaaatattaaatgttgtaaatattgaaaattagtgtgtaatgttgtatttatatttggattatttccaaaaaaattctataaataggtctctcaatttgtgaagaaaaacaaaattgagtagacaaaattttataaaatgtgtagtttaatatattttatgagtttgagatttttactttttaccgtaaataatcacatcactttattataatgaggtgtcatagactccttttatataataccatgatattatatattaaatatatacacagtAAATAAacaataacacaataaaaatatataaatagtgTAATAATATATCACATCACGTTATTATAACGAGTGTCAtaaacttttttttatataataataatatattatatatcatatatacacaataaataaacaataacacaataaaaatatataaatagtaCAATAATATAATCACATCATGTTATTGAGTTCCTTTTGGATTTCCTTCTTGATCAATCAATGAGGTTCATAGactctttttatataataacatgatattatatattatatatatacagaataaataaacagtaacacaataaaaataaataaacggtaaaatatatatttttacttCTGAATATTGttagttttttattttgttttggaaCTTGAAAAATATGGAGAACCTTAGAGTTTCGTGTTAATAAcgtgttaaaaaaaatttacagaataaaatttcaaactcacaaaatatattaaactacacactttataaaaattttcAACTCAATTGTATAtcttcttcacaaattgagagatctatttatagaatctctttgaaaataatccaaaaataattacatcattacatacatcatcacactctaattttcaatatttccaACTTATATTTTCAACATTTACCAAAATATGACAAAATGATGGGTTTTTTATAGCTAGAATCCAAGTTTGGAATCCTAAGATTCTAATTTGTTCAACatatatttaaaattgaatCTGTATGATATGAGCAAGCCAAGCTTTTAATGTTAAAGTGGATCATTGATTAATGATATAGACACTACCAAAAAACGGAtggtttagcgacggtttttaaggaACCGTCGTcacatttgcgacggttttcttataaccgtcgctatatagcgacgggtaaacataaaaccgtcgcaaaataatCAAAACGACGGTTTTACTACCAACCGTCGCTTTTTTAGCCACGGTTTACTACCAACCGTCGCTTTTTAAGCCACGGTTTATTACACCGTCGTAATATTTTGCGACAAgttttaataaaccgtcgctactaaAAACTCGTGACGgtttaataaaaaccgtcgcttttttTAGCCACGGTTTAATAAACACCGTCGCTTTTTTAGCCACGGTTTACTAAGAACCGTCGTTTTTTTGGCCACGGTTTTATTAAACTGTCGTAATATATTGCGACGGGTTCTGAAGAACCGTCGCTAATCAAACAAAGCGACGGTTTACTATAAACCGTCGCTttgtttagcgacggtttaacgtCAATCGTCGCTTATTTAACGACGGTTTATCGTCAACCATCGCTGCCATATTAGGCGGCTTTTATGTACCAGTCGCCATGTGCGACGGTTTAACACAATCCGTCGCAATATACAGCGACTGTTAAATAAAACCgtcttaatatagcgacggttttgtataaaccgtcgccgatctagatcggcgacggtttcgtGTAAACCATCGCCGatatagatcggcgacggtttatataTAACTGTCGCTATTAGAGACGGGTTTTCGAGACTACCTTGCcggattgaaaattttaaatttttgtattgAGACTAACTGTCGCTATTAGCTGTTTAACgtgattgaaaattttaaatttttgtatcgTAGGCTACCTTGCCGGATGCTGAAATTGAACTTCCAATTATTAAACAAGTCGCAGGAGGTCCGTTGATGAAAGTCAAGACTTACCGAGGTTATTGCATTAATGGATTTAACTTTCATACAGTTCATGACACTTCGTTCAAAGGTATAGACAACTCGGGGCTTCAAGTCAGTGGTCATATGAGTAGTAGAAATGTCACTGCGTTTTATGGGTAAATTgaagaaataatagaaattgGATACCCAGGTCTACCAATGAAACAAGTTATACTTTTCAAGTGTCGCTGGTTTGATACACATCCTCGCTCTGGGCACACGCATACACAAAAAGTATAAAATTGTTGACGTCAATCGAAAAAAGAATCTGGGATATTACGaaccatttgtgtttcctaCGTATATATGAACATGTAcgtatatatgattttgtgCACTTAATTAAgatatatgaaaaaaattataattttttaaatttagatAACATACTCCGATATGGGTCCCACCAAGTTTttgtaataaattataatttttttcataaaaaaattgtaaagtttttttttaaaaaaactattcatttgcgacggtttttcgtaAAAACCATCGCGAGATTTTGCTACGGTTTTTTTACTGTCGCGATGTTGACGATgcttaaaaccgtcgctttttGCGACGACTGTGCAAAAAACGTCGCCGACGACAGGTAgacaacaaccgtcgctattggcGACGGTATGACATAAACTGTCTCTTTTTGCGACGATTTActcaacaaccgtcgctaagtgGCGACGGGTTTTGACCAACAGTCGTTATTATTTCTATATGTACCGAGTTCCGAGAACATTTTCTTCAGCGATTTTCGACTTCCTTCTCTGGTAGTATCGAAACTCTATCATTCTTTCCGCGTGCAGTTGAGGTTTTTGGTGTTTACTAACATCTCTTCGTATTAATTTCGTAGATTCGCTCGTTCGTGTGAACTTCCAGCATTACGTAGAACTGCGTATCTTCGTTCAAGTGAGATTTTTAAAGCGTTTTCTTTACTGAAAATTTGCCATGTATTTGTTATTTTCGCGTAGTAGTTTTGTGATGAATTTTAGCGTAATATGTTGTTTATGAATTGTAGCGTTGtagattatttattttgtaaagcatgCATGATTTTGTTGTacaagataattaaattaatgttaTTTGTATATATACTTATAAACTAGAGTttacaatataatttaattaaattaatatttaaacacTTGCAGGGTAAAAAATGTAACAAATGATATAGAAGTTGGATGTATCGTAGGTTGGAGAATGAGTTCTTAAGTGGTGTATTTTGTGTTGGTGTTAAAGACATttgtaataacaaaatttttgggtttccagttTAAATACTATGTCTGGACAGCAGGATGATTCCCCGCCTCCTCCACCGCCTGATCACAGGATTGAGCTTACCATCTTGGATGGGatgtaagtaaattttttttaaaacttaaaatcatttattgaaaaaattTCGTGGCAATTATTGAATATTTTGAGGAAAAATATTACAATGACATGTTTTTTCCCTGGTTATAGATTTAACCCACATAATAGCAGTGTATCGAGATACATATCGAGACAGTTCTCAGCGCAGACATGTGATCCAGGCTGGTCGTGGAGGCATGTCACACCTGAGCAGCGACAGTGGTATTGGGACCAGTTCTGTGGAAGTCtttattaaaacaattaatttctACACGAACATGtttcaaaatttattaaatttaaatttaagttaaatataaaatattgcaGTTGAGGTATAGATGGACTGCTGATATTGATGCTCAGTTGCGAGACTTGTGGCTCCGTACTAGTGCTACCCTATACCGCCGGACCATTTATAGCTGGAGGAGCACGGACAAGCATCCACCGACGGTCACACCTGAGAGATGGGCTGCTTGGACAGATGCATGGCAACAGCAAGACTGGCAGGACAGAGCCGCGAAGAACAAGGCCAACAGGAACTGCGAGCCTGCAGGTGTAGGTACTGGGACGTCGAAGCACATTGCAGGTGCGAAGACGTACAGCGCTCACGGGCAAGATTTGGTATTTCTTCCATTTTAATACTTTTCATTTTTACtttaacatatatatttatttttcgtTAATTATAAATGTTCatgttttacaattattgaatttattttagcggGCACGACATGGCAGAGATCCTACGTCGTGGGAGCTTCACGTTCACACACATCGACATGAAGATGGATCTTTCGTTGACACGCGATCCCGACTGGTCCACGTAAGTTTATTGAATTTCGTTACTCTCATTAACGTCACATTACGAAAATTTGATTTCATTCATTTTTAATCAACATCACAGGAGGATATGGAGCGCTCCATGGCGGAGTCAGTAACTCCTGCAGGTGATGGATCAGAGCCTGCTGTGCCCAGGCCGCAGTCGGTAAACACCATGTTCAAGCTTGTTGTTGGGGGaagaagaaggggaggatgTATGGGTGTGGGTCCATGGCCAGCACCTTGTATCCCGATGAAATGGCTCCGGGTCGACGTGGTGGGTCATCGAGTTTCGGTCAGTCGTCTGAGTCCCAGCAGATGGCAGACATGCGCCAGACTCTAGACACATCGTTACGCCGTAACGATGAGCTTTACGACAGGATGCGGGCTTCAGAGGCGGAGAACGCCATGCTAAGAGATCGCATGAACACACTAGAGGAGCATGTCAGACTCCTAGTTGCAGGCATGTCACAGGGAGCTACGCCGCACACATCAGGCCGCACGCTGTTTGGACCGGGCAGTTCGCTTAGGGTCGTTCTCCGCCTCTGAAGCCCGCATCCTGTCGTAAAGCTCATCGTTACGGCGTAACGATGTGTCTAGAGTCTGGCGCATGTCTGCCATCTGCTGGGACTCAGACGACTGACCGACACTCGATGACCCACCACGTCGACCCGGAGCCATCTCATCGGGATACAAGGTGCTGGCCATGGACCTACACCCATAcatcctccccttcttcttCCCCCCAACAACAAGCTTGAACATGCTGTTTACCGACTGCGGGCTGGGCACAGCAGGCTCTGATCCATCACCTGCAGGAGTTACCGACTCAGCCATGGAGCGCTCCATATCCTCCTGTGATGTTGATTAAAAATGAATGAAATCAAATTTTCGTAATGTGACGTTAATGAGAATAACGAAATTCAATAAACTTACGTGGACCAGTCGGGATCGCGTGTCAACGAAAGATCCATCTTCATGTCGATGTGTGTGAACGTAAAGCTCCCACGACGTAGGATCTCTGCCATGTCGTGCccgctaaaataaattcaataattgtaaaacatGAACATTTATAATTAacgaaaaataaatatatatgttaaaGTAAAAATGAAAAGTATTAAAATGGAAGAAATGCCAAATCCTGCCCGTGAGCGTTGTACGTCTTCGAACCTGCAATGTGTTCGACGTCCCCGTACCTACACCTGCAGGCTCGCTGTTCCTGTTTGGCCTTGTTCTTCGCGGATCTGTCCTGCCAGTCCTGCTGTTGCCATGCATCTGTCCAACCAGCCCATCTCTCAGGCGTGACCGTCGGTGGATGCTTGTCTGTGCTCCTCCAGCTATAAATGGTCCGGCGGTATAGGGTGGCACTAGTACGGAGCCACAAGTCTCGCACCTGAGCATCAATATCAGCCGCCCATCTATACCTCAACtgcaatattttatatttaacttaaatttaaatttaataaattttgaaaCATGTTCGTGTagaaattaattgttttaataaaGACTTACACAGAACTGGTCCCAATACCACTGCCGCTGCTCAGGTGTGACATGCCTCCACGACCAGCCTGGATCACATGTCTGCGCTGAGAACTGTCTCGATATGTATCTCGATACACTGCTATTATGTGGGTTAAATCTATAACCAGGGAAAAAACATGTCATTGTAATATTTTTCCTCAAAATATTCAATAATTACCACGAaattttttcaataaatgattttaagttttaaaaaaaatttacttacatCCCATCCAAGATGGTAAGCTCAATCCTGTGATCAGGCGGTGGAGGAGGCGGGGAATCATCCTGCTGTCCAGACATAGTATTTAAACTGTAAACccaaaaattttgttattacaaATGTCTTTAACACCAACACAAAATACACCACTTACGAACTCATTCTCCAACCTACGATACATCCAACTTTTATATCATTTGTTACATTTTTTAGCCTACAAgtgtttaaatattaatttaattaaattatattgtaaACTCTAGTTTATAAGTATATACACAAAtaacattaatttaattatcttgtACAACAAAATCATGcatgctttacaaaataaataatctaCAACGCTACAATTCATAAACAACATATTACGCTAAAATTCATCACAAAACTACTACGCGAAAATAACAAATACATGGCAAATTTTCAGTAAAGAAAACGCTTTAAAAATCTCACTTGAACGAAGATACGCAGTTCTACGTAACGCTGGAAGTTCACACGAACGAGCGAATCTACGAAATTAATACGAAGAGATGTTAGTAAACACCAAAAACCTCAACTGCACGCGGAAAGAATGATAGAGTTTCGATACTACCAGAGAAGGAAGTCGAAAATCGCTGAAGAAAATGTTCTCGGAACTCGGTACATATAGAAATAATAGCGACTGTTGGTCAAAACCCGTCGCcacttagcgacggttgtttagtaaaccgtcgcaaaaagcGACAGTTTATGTAATACCGTCgccaatagcgacggttgttgtcTACCTGGTGGGAGCCATATCGGAGTATGTTatctaaatttaaaaaattataatttttttcatatatcTTAATTAAGTGcacaaaatcatatatacgTACATGTTCATATATACGtaggaaacacaaatggttCGTAATATCCCAGATTCTTTTTTCGATTGACGTCAACAATTTTATACTTTTTGTGTATGCGTGTGCCCGAGCGAGGATGTGTATCAAACCAGCGACACTTGAAAAGTATAACTTGTTTCATTGGTAGACCTGGGTATTcaatttctattatttcttcAATTTGCCCATAAAACTCAGTGACATTTCCACTACTCATATGACCACTGACTTGAAGCCCCGGGTTGTTTGTACCTTTGAACGAAATGTCATGCACTGTATGAAAGTTAAATCCATTAATGCAATAACCTCGGTAAGTCTTGACTTTCGTCAACGGACCTCCTGCGACTTGTTTAATAATTGGAAGTTCAATTTCAGCATCCGGCAAGGTAGCCTAcgatacaaaaatttaaaattttcaatcacGTTAAACAGCTAATAGCGACAGTTAGTGTcgatacaaaaatttaaaattttcaatccgGCAAGGTAGTCTCGAAAACCC containing:
- the LOC140806806 gene encoding uncharacterized protein — protein: MFQNLLNLNLNLWLRTSATLYRRTIYSWRSTDKHPPTVTPERWAAWTDAWQQQDWQDRAAKNKANRNCEPAGVGTGTSKHIAGAKTYSAHGQDLRARHGRDPTSWELHVHTHRHEDGSFVDTRSRLVHEDMERSMAESVTPAGDGSEPAVPRPQSVNTMFKLVVGGRRRGGCMGVGPWPAPCIPMKWLRVDVVGHRVSDAGFRGGERHAKRSHEHTRGACQTPSCRHVTGSYAAHIRPHAVWTGQFA